TCAGCGTGCATCCGCCCTTAAATGCCGCCGTAGGTGAACAACCACCTATTTAATGTCTTAAAACGACTCTCTCACTGTCTCCATCAGAAAATTGAGTACAACCATCAAAGTGACGTACTCCCCATGGTTTCGTTCGACCTCCTCTGTAAGATCTCTCGTTCTTGATTGTGGAAACGAAAATCTCTCCTTTTTTAGTGTCGGTAAAGGAATTGGATTCCGATGATTCTTTATTTGGTTCTTCGATTAGAATAAAGAAACATTTCCTCAAATTATTGGCATCACAATCTGCGGAATTTCGACGGTAAAGAAACGGCTTTTTCCATTTTTAGAAAGaaagtttttaatgaaattcacttattaaaaaagtataagtataatatttgaGTCGGTTCGttttaaaattgaaccgaagagaataaataaaaaaattaaaattttagtatttatgaaaatcaaatcgaattgattttgatcagaaatcaaatcgaatcgaatcgatctgattcgattcaattcgatttgatcaattttaatttttaataaattttttattttttatattttatttttagtattttaaaatttaattaaaatattttaattttaatttaatttctcaatattattgaaaataacatattattatactaatcggttcggtttgattttttcgattttgttctgatcaaaattaaatcaaaccgaaataatcaaaatttctaaaattaaaaaccaaaccgaaccaaaataaataaaaaaccaaactgaatttttaaattaattcaataagatcaattttttcgatttgaactgaACTTACCTCTGTTCAGCAATGACATATtctcaatttataattttttattaggaaaaattattttttaatccctaaagtttaacataattaataattttaccaATCTATTTTTGCGACCCAAcatttaagtccctcactttctcttccgtccaaaatcATAGTCCTTCCATCCATTTAAGCCGTTTGATCAAAGATTCAAAGGTGaaaggtgataattttttccaaaaataccctcctctcaaCGTGAAATCCCTATTTTTCTCCTCTTTTATATCTTCTCCATTTCTTTTTATCCATCGTTAattctcctctttttttttctctctttttttcatcttttttctccctcatattttttctatttccttttgacattgttgatttttttttctctttttcatcttttttctcccttatattttctttattttttttaacattgttaatttttctttttttttctctttttcatctttgttctccctcatattttctctatttctttttgacattattgatttttttttttccatatttcTTCTCCCTAACGCATTATTTGAGAGTTGTAGAAAGGGTATGAattatgaagaagaagaagttgcagaaatggtaggagttatggtgaagaagaagaaaaagaatcatCTACAGTGAAGAGGCATTGGGTTTGAGTTTCGTGATTTTGAAATAACGGAACTTTTAATGAGGgtcaattttgtcaattcacgtgtcccaaatggTTATTTGAACGGAATGACTACGAATTTGAACAGAAgaaaaagtgagggacttaagtgttgagtcgccaaaatagagggacagaagtgttaattacgttaaatctcatggactaaaaagtaattttttcttttattaaaataaaattataaaaactcattataaattattaaaatttaaattattataaaaagtaaaatttaaatggttaaattattatattataataaattttaataaaattttaaattaaattaatttgtctTTAAATTATcagttttattaaataattattttttagtttactTAACGCGGCTGAAATATGTCCATTTGTACGAAAGTGTAGTGGGTTGGGGCAATTTAATTTTCCTTGCAAGTTGTAACACTATTTTCAATAGTCATGAAGATGAAGGAGCCCACAGGATGGCGCGCTATGCCCACGAGACAATTGTGACTTTTCTCTTGACCACAGAAGTCAACCTCTCCAACCGTCCTTTTCTACATTTAGAATGCGTTCGGTACGGTATGGACCAGTGAGACCCTGCGTGGCTatcgaatttaaaaattatacttaaatattaaaaattatattaaatcaaatttatttttataatttttaattttttataaaaaattatattaaaatcgaatcgataatcaatttatacatatatatatttttataatttttaaaatatattatatattataaaaaattatatctatatatatatattaattatgtacATTTTTACAtactgatgaccgctggatttttcCATTCTGGTCTGAGACTAGACTCATCACTTGGAAGCCCTCCGGTCTCTTGAATGAACCAAGACCAGCCCGCTCAGCTTTAAGACTAGAGTCCACCCAGATCCCCCAGTCAGACCGGCCCAGCCCAGTGGGCCCTAAGACCGGATCTCCACCTGGATCAGTCCATTTCTCTCCAACCCTGTCATGAGAAGAAAGGACAATAGGCATGGTCACTTCAACCCTGTCCAATCACGCGccggagggaattaaatggccgcctgacataGGGAGGGTCGCTGCGttatccgtacgtacggacccATACGACAACAAGTGTGGTCCTGTGGCAGAAAGGTCGTGACACGCCAATGGAAAGGCGGGATAAAAAAGGGAGACACCCTCCTCACAAACAAAGTTTGATTTTAGTAGAGAGACCCCTTGTAAAGCCGGACCTTTtcttttctggatctcagattatcaattggcgccgtctgtgggaacgaaggagatattCTCATCGCTGAAGTTCCACTCTcacaatacccactgagatccaatCATAATGAAAACAACTAACACCCCCAATGACCTAAACTCTGTTCAGGAggggcaacagttctctttctccagccccgcaaccccaaacaaccaaacaccaatcccCTTCAACCCCTCGCCGGGTTTGGCAGGGAACGCATATGGAACTGTCTTATCCAACCAAGACCTCCAAGTCATGGCCCTtcaactacaaaacaccgcccactgaCTGGGGTAGATGATGCAACAAAGGGGTCTTAGCACCCCAATGAATGTGACGCCGGTAGTAGAAGAACCTCGAACCAATGAACCCCAGCCCACCTTCAACCACCCCCAAACTATCAGCCGATAAACCGGAGAAGGGGGGCGAAGAACAGGAGGAGAAGATGAACCTGAAGCTAGAGTCCATGGAAGAAGGGTGAGGGAGCTGATAGAAAATGACGAGGCAACCAGTTATTCTGCCGGAACAACCAGGAGGACTGAGAGTGGGGTGCAGGAAGAGGAGTATCGTCAGGAGAAGAGGCCCagacaagaagaagaaaatgtagATAAAAAACTGCAGAAGCTGAGGGAACAGCTCCTGGCTGAGTTAGGAATGAAAGACCATATCCAGACTCTATTacccacctcttcacccttctcgaagtgggtgcagcaggagactgtccccaagaagtttatgatgccacctatggcAACGTACGATGGAGTCGGAAACCCCAgggagcacgtcttgaactataAGACTTTCATAGAGTTGCAGACTTTatcagatgccttaatgtgcaAGGTATTTCCAACGACGCTTACGGGGCCGGCGTGGGCATGGTTTAACAGCTTGGAGGCTGGGAGTATTAGGAGCTTCGGGGATTTGGCCAACgccttcattagccggttcatAGCCGAGGTACCAGCAGATAGGAATACCAGCTATTTGGAGACGATCAGGCAGAGAAGGGACGAGTCGCTGAGGGAGTATGTTGCCCGTTTTAATACGGAAGCTTTACAGATCCCCGAGCTGGATAAGGGGagagcggtggaggccatgcagaaggggacgacctcccCCGAGTTTTTCGGCTCGTTAAGCAGAAAGCCCCCCACCACGCTGgcagagctgatgaagagggcggagaaatacataaggcaagATGACGCCCTGGTAACGAGTAGATTCGCCAAGGGGGCGGAGGACAGAGGAAAAGCCCCCGAGGAAAGGAGATCGGAGAGACATGAGAAGAAGCAGGGAAAGAATCCTGAGCCCTACAGGCAGCCCTGGGACCGGAGAGACCAGAGATCTTTCCCTCCTCGGGTTCCAAAACAAAACCCATTCCCTCCGCGTATTTCGGAGAACCTGACCCCGCTCAACgcatccagagccgaggtgctcatggcagttcaggataaggagttcctacAATGGCCCAGGTTTATGAGGGCAGAAGCAGACCAacgaaatcctgacaagtattgtcagtatcatCGCACCCACGGCCATGATACCAACAACTGCTACCAGCTGATTAGTGAGATCGAAAGGCTGATCAAGAGGGGACACCTCAGGAACTTTGTGAAGAAGCTGGAGGGGCAAAGGCCTCAGCCGAACCCAACAACACAAGCACCCAGGAGGACGGGAGCAGGGCCGGTGAATGATGgctccagtggaaccatcaacatgatcgttGGGGGGACTGGAGGTTGGATGAGCCGAAGGGGAAAGAAGAGAGGCCGAGATGGGGAAAGCAGCAGCGCAGAAGTCATGCAGGTAGTTGAGCACTCTCCAGTAACTATCACcttctctccggaggatgcccagggtgttcagatgcctcatgaCGACGCCCTTGTTATTGAAGCCGTCATCCACAACTACCGGGTTAAGAAGATTTTGGTGGATGACGGGAGTAAGGTGAACTTGCTGCCGTACcgggtcttccagcagatgggaatccctgaGGAGCAATTGGTTCGGGACCAAGCCCAGTCAAAGGGATCGGGGGAGTCCCAGTACCAGTGGAGGGGAAGGTAAAGCTGGCCCTCACTTTAGGAGAAGCGCCAAGGACTCGCACTCATCATGCGGTGTTCTTAGTAGTCAAACTCCCCTTGAGCTACAACGCAATACTGGGACGACCTGCGCTGTTCGACTTTGAGGCTGTAACCAGCATCAGGTATCTGGCTATGAAATTCCCAACAGAAGCGGGAGTAGGGGTAGTCAGAGGAAGCCAGGAAGAGGCCAGAGCAGTGTACCTGGCCACAGTATCAGAGCCAAACTCAGCAGGAGAGAAACTTGACTCGAAAGTTCTGGAGGTCCGAGATGAGAAAAAAGAGGCCAGAACAGAGCCAGTCGGAGAGCTGGAGACCtttcccttatcagaagcagagacagacaaggtcttcagtcttaacGCTGGCCTCACTGAAGAGCAGAAAAtggaagtcatggccctgatccgaggtcacgcgtcGAGCTTCGCCTGGAAACCTTCTGATATGCTCGGGATTGACTCCAGAGTGATGACACACAAGCTGAATGTCCTCCCAGAGGCCAGGCCGGTGAAGCAGAAAAAAagggtggtaggaagggagaagcaacaggccactAGGGAGGAGGTACAAAAGCTAGAGGAGGCCGGGTTTATTAGGGAAGTGATGTACCCCCaatggttagcaaatcctgtattagtcaaaaaagccaatggcaaatataggatgtgtatagacttcACTGACCTAAATCAAGCAtgtcccaaagattgttaccccctccctgatattaataaaatggtcgattctacggtcgaatttgattacatgtcgtctttggatgTTATGTCTGGTTAACACCAAATTCCAATGGACAGGTCAGACGAAGAAAAAACCTCTTTCATAACGGAAGATGGGACCTACTGCTATAAAGCCATGCCTTTCGGGCTGAAgaatgccggggcaacataccaaagattgatgaataaaatcttcaaggat
The genomic region above belongs to Manihot esculenta cultivar AM560-2 chromosome 3, M.esculenta_v8, whole genome shotgun sequence and contains:
- the LOC110610967 gene encoding uncharacterized protein LOC110610967; its protein translation is MATYDGVGNPREHVLNYKTFIELQTLSDALMCKVFPTTLTGPAWAWFNSLEAGSIRSFGDLANAFISRFIAEVPADRNTSYLETIRQRRDESLREYVARFNTEALQIPELDKGRAVEAMQKGTTSPEFFGSLSRKPPTTLAELMKRAEKYIRQDDALVTSRFAKGAEDRGKAPEERRSERHEKKQGKNPEPYRQPWDRRDQRSFPPRVPKQNPFPPRISENLTPLNASRAEVLMAVQDKEFLQWPRFMRAEADQRNPDKYCQYHRTHGHDTNNCYQLISEIERLIKRGHLRNFVKKLEGQRPQPNPTTQAPRRTGAGPVNDGSSGTINMIVGGTGGWMSRRGKKRGRDGESSSAEVMQVVEHSPVTITFSPEDAQGVQMPHDDALVIEAVIHNYRVKKILVDDGSKVNLLPYRVFQQMGIPEEQLVRDQAQSKGSGESQYQWRGR